One window of the Acinonyx jubatus isolate Ajub_Pintada_27869175 chromosome A2, VMU_Ajub_asm_v1.0, whole genome shotgun sequence genome contains the following:
- the MVB12A gene encoding multivesicular body subunit 12A has protein sequence MDPGPGTDTAPLAGLVWSSASAPPPRGFSAISCTVEGTPANFGKSFAQKSGYFLCFNSLGSLENPQENVVTDIQVLVDKSPLPPGFSPVCDPLDSKASVSKKKRMCVKLVPLGAADTAVFDVRLSGKTKTVPGYLRVGDMGGFAIWCKKAKAPRPVPKPRALSRDMRGLSLDPPAQPSKGSFPERTLSRVGSRASTLRRSDSIYEASNLYGVSAMDGVPFTLHPRFEGKSCGPLAFSAFADLTIKSLADIEEEYNYGFVVEKTAAARLPPSVS, from the exons ATGGATCCAGGACCCGGGACCGACACGGCGCCGCTGGCTGGCCTGGTCTGGTCGTCGGCTTCGGCGCCTCCGCCACGGGGATTCAGTGCG ATCTCCTGCACCGTGGAAGGGACGCCCGCCAACTTCGGCAAGAGCTTCGCGCAGAAGTCTGGCTACTTTCTGTGCTTCAATTCTTTGGGCAGCCTAGAG aATCCGCAGGAGAATGTGGTGACCGATATCCAGGTCCTGGTGGACAAGAGCCCCCTCCCACCGGGCTTTTCCCCGGTCTGCGACCCCCTGGACTCCA aggCCTCTGTGTCCAAGAAAAAACGCATGTGTGTGAAGCTGGTGCCCCTGGGGGCTGCAGACACAGCTGTGTTTGATGTCCGGCTGAGTGGGAAGACCAAGACGGTGCCTGGATACCTTCGAGTAGG gGACATGGGAGGCTTTGCCATTTGGTGCAAGAAGGCCAAGGCCCCCAGGCCGGTGCCCAAGCCCCGAGCTCTCAGCCGGGACATGCGGGGCCTCTCCCTGGACCCACCTGCCCAGCCCAG CAAGGGCAGCTTTCCAGAGCGGACCCTGTCCCGGGTTGGCTCTCGGGCATCTACTCTGCGGAGGAGCGACTCCATCTATGAGGCCTCCAACCTCTATGGCGTCTCAG CCATGGATGGTGTTCCCTTCACACTGCACCCGCGATTTGAAGGCAAGAGCTGTGGCCCTCTG GCCTTCTCTGCCTTTGCCGATCTGACCATCAAGTCACTGGCGGATATTGAGGAGGAG TATAACTACGGCTTTGTGGTGGAGAAGACTGCGGCTGCGCGCCTGCCCCCCAGCGTCTCGTAG